The Pseudomonas sp. DG56-2 genome contains a region encoding:
- a CDS encoding TonB-dependent siderophore receptor, whose translation MNNNKFSLRIAARSRLLPLALALAVSGGIASSYADQAATTIQIQAQSLASALSQLGQQTPLQLFFSPELVAGKMAPAVSGTLTPEQALQTLLQGSGLTYEISQGTVVLKPAQGAGSLSTGSLELAPTDIKVVGDWLGNAEETVVQNHPGARTVVRREAMLEQGAMNVRDVLRGVPGVQVQDSNGTGGSDIALNVGVRGLTSRLSPRSTVLIDGIPAAFAPYGQPQLSMAPISSGNLDSIDVVRGAGSVRYGPQNVGGVINFVTRAIPEKATGELSTTMETSRHGGWKHIESAFLGGTADNGLGAALLYSGVNGNGYRSSNNGNDIDDVLLKTHWAVTDSDELWLNFHYYDAKADMPGGLTQAQFDDDPYQSDRDYDYFSGRRKDVSLKYLRQIDDVTQFEVQTYYTDSFRGSSIAARDQQTLSSYPRSYHTFAIEPRVSRIFFAGPTTQEVSVGYRYLKEAMHEQATRLALIDNVPTPAPGSDGHVYQDRTGGTEASAYYIDDKIDVGNWTVTPGIRFEHINTDWHERPVIGTNGKPVSEKNRSVTSNEPLPALSVMYHLSDEWKVFANFETSFGSLQYFQLGQGGTGDQTANGLQAEKAKTYEVGTRYSNGAWGGELTAFYIDFDDELQYISNDVGWTNLGATKHQGIEASMHYDLSGLDPRLQGLSANAGFTYTRATYEGEIPGFKGRDLPFYSRQIVNAGLRYQINRWTWNLDAYAQSKQRAPGTGMNKDGSFNGDYITEPSADGQYGDIPGYVTWAARGGYDFGKELSNLKLAAGVKNIFDKQYYTRSSDNNSGIYLGEPRTFYVQASVGF comes from the coding sequence GTGAACAACAACAAGTTTTCCCTGCGTATTGCCGCACGCTCCCGTTTACTACCGCTCGCTCTGGCCTTGGCGGTCAGTGGTGGTATTGCCAGTAGCTATGCCGATCAGGCTGCGACCACCATACAGATCCAGGCTCAATCCTTGGCTTCGGCGCTGAGTCAACTGGGTCAACAAACCCCGTTGCAATTGTTCTTCAGCCCAGAGCTGGTCGCCGGCAAAATGGCTCCGGCAGTGTCCGGCACCTTGACCCCCGAACAGGCCCTGCAGACCTTGCTGCAAGGCAGCGGTCTTACCTATGAAATTTCCCAGGGCACGGTGGTGCTCAAGCCTGCGCAAGGCGCCGGTAGCCTGAGTACCGGTAGCCTCGAACTGGCTCCTACAGACATCAAGGTCGTAGGCGACTGGCTGGGCAATGCCGAAGAGACTGTGGTTCAGAACCACCCAGGGGCCCGTACCGTGGTGCGTCGCGAGGCCATGCTCGAGCAGGGTGCGATGAACGTGCGTGACGTGCTGCGTGGTGTTCCGGGCGTGCAGGTGCAGGATTCGAACGGTACAGGCGGCAGCGACATCGCGTTGAACGTAGGGGTACGCGGTTTGACGTCTCGTTTGTCGCCACGCTCCACGGTACTCATCGATGGCATCCCGGCGGCCTTCGCCCCTTACGGTCAGCCGCAGTTATCGATGGCGCCGATCTCCTCGGGCAACCTCGACAGTATCGACGTGGTCCGCGGCGCCGGGTCGGTGCGTTATGGGCCGCAGAACGTCGGTGGGGTGATCAACTTCGTTACCCGAGCGATTCCCGAAAAGGCTACCGGCGAACTTTCCACCACCATGGAGACTTCTCGCCATGGCGGCTGGAAGCACATCGAGTCGGCGTTTCTCGGTGGTACAGCGGACAACGGTTTGGGCGCGGCGCTGTTGTATTCCGGGGTTAACGGCAACGGCTACCGCAGCAGCAATAACGGCAACGATATTGATGATGTGCTGCTCAAGACCCACTGGGCTGTCACCGATAGCGATGAACTGTGGCTGAACTTCCACTATTACGATGCCAAGGCCGATATGCCTGGCGGCTTGACCCAAGCGCAGTTTGACGATGATCCCTACCAGTCCGACCGCGACTACGACTACTTCAGTGGCCGTCGCAAGGATGTTTCGCTCAAGTACCTGCGCCAGATCGACGACGTCACCCAGTTTGAAGTCCAGACCTACTACACCGATAGCTTTCGTGGCAGCAGCATCGCCGCGCGTGACCAGCAGACGCTGTCCTCTTATCCGCGTAGCTACCACACCTTCGCCATCGAGCCACGCGTGTCGCGGATCTTCTTCGCAGGCCCCACCACGCAGGAGGTCAGCGTGGGTTATCGCTACCTCAAAGAAGCAATGCACGAGCAGGCAACCCGCCTGGCGTTGATCGATAACGTGCCAACCCCAGCTCCGGGCTCGGATGGCCATGTGTACCAGGACCGTACCGGTGGCACCGAGGCCAGCGCGTACTACATCGACGATAAAATCGACGTTGGCAACTGGACCGTCACGCCAGGAATTCGCTTTGAACACATCAACACCGATTGGCATGAACGGCCTGTAATCGGCACGAATGGAAAGCCGGTCAGCGAGAAAAATCGCAGCGTCACCAGCAACGAGCCGTTACCTGCACTCAGCGTGATGTATCACCTGTCCGATGAGTGGAAAGTGTTCGCCAACTTCGAAACTTCATTCGGCAGCCTGCAGTACTTCCAGTTGGGCCAGGGCGGCACCGGCGACCAGACTGCCAATGGCTTGCAAGCGGAAAAGGCCAAAACCTATGAAGTGGGGACGCGCTACAGCAATGGCGCATGGGGTGGCGAACTGACGGCGTTCTACATTGATTTCGATGACGAATTGCAATACATCAGCAACGACGTCGGCTGGACCAACCTGGGTGCCACCAAACACCAGGGTATCGAAGCGTCCATGCACTATGACCTGTCGGGGCTGGACCCGCGCCTGCAGGGATTGAGCGCCAATGCCGGCTTCACCTATACCCGCGCAACCTATGAAGGCGAGATACCAGGCTTCAAGGGGCGCGACCTGCCGTTCTATTCGCGGCAGATTGTCAACGCCGGGCTTCGCTACCAGATCAATCGCTGGACCTGGAACCTGGATGCCTATGCACAATCGAAGCAACGCGCACCTGGCACCGGCATGAACAAAGATGGCAGTTTCAATGGTGACTACATCACCGAGCCAAGTGCAGATGGCCAGTACGGTGATATTCCAGGCTACGTGACCTGGGCGGCGCGGGGAGGCTACGACTTCGGTAAGGAGCTGTCGAACTTGAAGCTGGCAGCCGGAGTGAAGAACATTTTCGACAAGCAGTACTACACCCGCTCCAGCGACAACAACTCGGGTATTTACCTGGGAGAACCACGCACTTTCTACGTGCAGGCGAGCGTCGGGTTCTAA
- a CDS encoding FecR family protein: MNQDACRCGNEAVREQAAQWFARTRDGALSTDQQAQFDAWLAEHVPHRQEYDLLAQLWSAADMLPRARLEVLCQADPVRQLPRRRFIQKALAAGIAIMAIGSGWMGWQHLQLNYQEQLHTALGERRQVDLPDGTRLELNSRTRLTVDFSSGQRRIELTAGEVMFSVAHDTSRPFVVSTFNGTVTVTGTRFDVRLDPTRTRVAVEQGSVKVQGSGSNQALLSAGLGSQIDAQGQVAAPYAVDAAALTAWRNGKLVFNDAPLSEVVEEVSRYRAQPLRVAPGKVAALRLSSSFSADDTDALLRALPSILPVTIQANADGSSEIISK; the protein is encoded by the coding sequence ATGAATCAGGACGCGTGCCGCTGTGGCAACGAGGCTGTACGGGAGCAGGCCGCCCAGTGGTTTGCCCGCACCCGTGACGGCGCGCTGAGCACGGACCAGCAGGCCCAATTCGATGCCTGGCTGGCCGAGCATGTACCGCATCGGCAAGAGTACGATCTGCTCGCCCAACTGTGGAGCGCGGCGGATATGTTGCCGCGTGCGCGCCTTGAGGTGCTGTGCCAGGCAGATCCGGTACGCCAGTTGCCGCGTCGACGCTTCATTCAAAAGGCGCTGGCCGCTGGTATCGCGATCATGGCTATAGGATCAGGCTGGATGGGCTGGCAGCACCTTCAGCTCAACTATCAAGAGCAATTGCACACAGCGTTGGGTGAGCGACGCCAGGTTGATCTGCCGGATGGCACACGCCTGGAGCTCAATTCGCGTACACGACTGACCGTCGACTTCAGCAGCGGCCAACGGCGCATCGAATTGACTGCTGGTGAAGTCATGTTCAGCGTTGCTCACGACACCTCGCGGCCTTTTGTGGTGAGTACTTTCAACGGCACGGTAACCGTGACTGGCACCCGTTTCGACGTGCGCCTCGATCCGACCCGCACTCGCGTGGCAGTCGAGCAAGGCTCGGTCAAGGTACAAGGCAGTGGCAGCAATCAGGCGCTGCTCAGCGCCGGGCTGGGCTCACAGATCGATGCCCAAGGCCAGGTCGCCGCACCGTATGCGGTGGATGCTGCGGCGTTGACGGCGTGGCGCAACGGCAAGCTGGTCTTCAATGACGCACCGTTGAGCGAAGTGGTCGAGGAGGTCTCGCGCTACCGTGCCCAACCCTTGCGCGTTGCACCTGGCAAGGTGGCGGCATTGCGCTTGAGCAGCAGCTTCAGCGCTGACGATACCGACGCCTTGCTGCGCGCACTGCCTAGCATCTTGCCGGTGACTATCCAGGCCAACGCCGACGGCTCCAGCGAAATAATTTCAAAATAA
- a CDS encoding RNA polymerase sigma factor, whose amino-acid sequence MSRHKGFLDHYQELIGTWTRKLRNRQQAEDLTHDAFVRVLENDQLGVEQPRAYLHQTARNIAVDGYRREDRRQSLEHDMFEGLADSNGDPEAFMHAVELADSVERALAQLPLNCRRVFIWQKLEGLTQAEIAERMGLTKNMVEKYMIRTLRHLREHLDVSTR is encoded by the coding sequence GTGTCGCGACACAAAGGCTTTCTCGACCACTACCAAGAGCTGATCGGCACCTGGACGCGCAAGTTGCGCAATCGCCAGCAGGCCGAGGATCTGACACATGACGCTTTTGTCCGGGTTCTGGAGAACGATCAACTCGGGGTCGAGCAGCCACGGGCCTATTTGCATCAAACGGCGCGCAATATCGCGGTTGATGGCTATCGTCGGGAAGACCGTCGCCAATCCCTCGAACACGATATGTTCGAGGGATTGGCTGACAGTAACGGTGACCCGGAGGCCTTCATGCACGCGGTCGAGTTGGCTGACAGTGTCGAGCGCGCCTTGGCGCAACTGCCGCTCAATTGCCGACGTGTGTTTATCTGGCAGAAGCTCGAAGGGCTGACCCAGGCGGAAATCGCCGAACGCATGGGCTTGACCAAGAACATGGTCGAAAAGTATATGATCCGCACGCTCCGGCATCTGCGTGAGCACCTGGATGTGTCAACGAGATGA
- a CDS encoding type III PLP-dependent enzyme, translating into MSIQVEDYFARDTFQKMKAFADKQETPFVLIDTQMISQAYDDLRAGFEFAKVYYAVKANPAVEIIDLLKEKGSSFDIASIYELDKVMDRGVSADRISYGNTIKKSKDIRYFYEKGVRLYATDSEADLRNIAKAAPGSKVYVRILTEGSTTADWPLSRKFGCQTDMAMDLLILARDLGLVPYGVSFHVGSQQRDISVWDAAIAKVKVIFERLKEEDGIELKLINMGGGFPANYITRTNSLETYAEEIIRFLKEDFGDDLPEIILEPGRSLIANAGILVSEVVLVARKSRTAVERWVYTDVGKFSGLIETMDESIKFPIWTEKKGEMEEVVIAGPTCDSADIMYEHYKYGLPLNLAIGDRLYWLSTGAYTTSYSAVEFNGFPPLKAFYL; encoded by the coding sequence ATGTCGATTCAGGTCGAAGACTACTTCGCGCGCGATACCTTCCAGAAAATGAAGGCTTTCGCCGACAAGCAAGAAACCCCGTTCGTGCTCATCGACACCCAGATGATCAGCCAGGCCTATGACGACCTGCGTGCCGGTTTCGAATTCGCCAAGGTCTACTACGCGGTCAAGGCCAACCCGGCCGTCGAGATCATCGACCTGCTCAAGGAAAAAGGCTCGAGCTTCGACATCGCCTCGATCTACGAGCTGGACAAAGTGATGGACCGTGGCGTCAGCGCTGACCGTATCAGCTATGGCAACACCATCAAGAAATCCAAAGACATTCGCTACTTCTATGAAAAGGGCGTGCGTCTGTATGCCACCGACTCCGAAGCCGACCTGCGCAACATTGCCAAGGCCGCCCCGGGATCGAAAGTGTATGTGCGTATCCTCACCGAAGGCTCGACCACTGCCGACTGGCCGCTGTCGCGCAAATTCGGCTGCCAGACCGACATGGCCATGGACCTGCTGATCCTCGCCCGTGACCTGGGCCTGGTGCCTTACGGTGTGTCCTTCCACGTAGGCTCGCAGCAGCGCGACATCAGCGTCTGGGATGCGGCGATCGCCAAGGTCAAAGTGATCTTCGAGCGCCTCAAGGAAGAAGACGGCATCGAACTCAAACTGATCAACATGGGTGGCGGCTTCCCGGCCAACTACATCACCCGCACCAATAGCCTGGAAACCTATGCCGAAGAAATCATCCGCTTCCTCAAGGAAGACTTCGGCGACGATCTGCCGGAAATCATCCTTGAGCCCGGTCGCTCGTTGATCGCCAACGCTGGCATCCTGGTCAGTGAAGTCGTGCTGGTCGCGCGCAAGTCGCGTACTGCTGTCGAGCGCTGGGTGTACACCGATGTGGGTAAATTCTCCGGCCTGATCGAAACCATGGATGAGTCCATCAAGTTCCCGATCTGGACCGAAAAGAAAGGCGAGATGGAAGAAGTGGTTATCGCCGGCCCAACCTGCGACAGCGCCGACATCATGTACGAGCACTACAAGTACGGCCTGCCACTGAACCTGGCCATCGGGGACCGCCTGTACTGGCTGTCGACCGGCGCCTATACCACCAGCTACAGCGCAGTTGAGTTCAATGGCTTCCCGCCGCTGAAAGCCTTCTACCTGTAA
- a CDS encoding tetratricopeptide repeat protein, with translation MAFALRNRQEVDSDQFAQMLEHSPAKAAQAILAAAGQEVVEAQLLLGQILLDGRGIEKDPELARRWFFIAATLGSVMADNMLGRCWEHGWGGDVSHTQAAKHYRQAAHAGLDWGMYNYANMLATGRGVGQDHAAALAWYRQAAELGHAKSMNLLGRYLEEGECCPRDVAAARHWYQCSAEAGDFRGQFSHAGVLAAQGLTQEALEWLQQALAGGNENFLRIAGPALEQAEHVEVRNMAVAYRTRLAQLQAER, from the coding sequence ATGGCTTTTGCACTGCGTAATCGCCAGGAAGTGGACAGCGACCAGTTCGCCCAGATGCTTGAACACAGCCCGGCCAAGGCGGCTCAGGCAATACTCGCGGCTGCAGGGCAAGAGGTCGTCGAGGCGCAATTGCTGCTCGGGCAGATTTTGCTCGACGGCCGGGGTATCGAGAAGGACCCTGAACTGGCGCGTCGATGGTTCTTCATTGCTGCCACTCTAGGCAGTGTCATGGCCGATAACATGCTTGGACGCTGCTGGGAGCATGGTTGGGGTGGCGATGTGAGCCACACTCAGGCTGCCAAGCACTACCGGCAGGCGGCTCATGCCGGGCTGGACTGGGGGATGTACAACTACGCAAATATGTTGGCAACCGGTCGCGGAGTCGGCCAGGACCACGCTGCAGCGCTGGCGTGGTATCGCCAAGCGGCAGAACTAGGCCATGCCAAATCAATGAATCTGCTGGGGCGTTATCTGGAAGAGGGCGAATGTTGTCCGCGTGATGTGGCTGCTGCGAGGCACTGGTACCAGTGCTCGGCTGAGGCGGGTGATTTTCGCGGTCAGTTCAGTCATGCCGGAGTACTGGCAGCGCAAGGGCTGACGCAAGAGGCGCTTGAGTGGTTGCAGCAGGCCTTGGCAGGCGGCAATGAAAACTTCCTGCGTATTGCCGGGCCCGCGCTGGAGCAGGCCGAGCACGTCGAAGTGCGCAACATGGCAGTGGCCTACCGAACACGTCTGGCGCAATTGCAGGCTGAACGCTGA
- a CDS encoding Fe2+-dependent dioxygenase, with translation MLLHISGLFSTEEVTRIREALSQTDWADGKVTAGYQSAKAKHNLQLPEGHPLAKEVGTALIERLWQHPTFMSAALPHKVFPPLINCYQEGGNFGFHIDNALRQPRGSHERVRTDLSSTLFLSNPEDYDGGELVIQDTYGVQQVKLAAGDLVLYPGTSLHKVNPVTRGARYAAFFWTQSLVREDSQRALLFEMDNAIQALTADMPDHPALIQLTGTYHNLLRRWVEV, from the coding sequence ATGCTGCTACACATCTCCGGACTGTTCTCCACCGAGGAAGTCACGCGTATTCGTGAAGCGCTGTCGCAGACCGATTGGGCTGACGGCAAGGTCACTGCCGGTTACCAATCGGCGAAGGCGAAGCACAATCTGCAGTTGCCTGAAGGCCATCCGTTGGCCAAAGAGGTCGGCACGGCACTGATCGAGCGTCTGTGGCAGCATCCAACGTTTATGTCGGCGGCATTGCCGCACAAGGTCTTCCCGCCGTTGATCAATTGCTATCAAGAGGGCGGCAATTTCGGCTTTCATATCGATAACGCCCTACGCCAGCCGCGTGGTAGCCACGAACGGGTGCGTACAGACTTGTCTTCGACACTGTTTCTGAGCAACCCCGAGGACTACGACGGCGGCGAACTGGTCATCCAGGACACCTATGGTGTGCAACAGGTGAAGCTGGCGGCAGGCGACCTGGTGTTGTACCCGGGAACCAGCCTGCACAAGGTCAACCCGGTCACCCGTGGCGCCCGCTATGCCGCGTTCTTCTGGACCCAGAGCCTGGTGCGTGAAGACAGCCAGCGCGCCCTGCTGTTTGAAATGGACAACGCCATCCAGGCATTGACGGCCGATATGCCTGATCACCCGGCGTTGATCCAGTTGACGGGCACCTATCACAACCTGCTGCGTCGTTGGGTCGAGGTCTGA
- a CDS encoding TonB-dependent siderophore receptor, producing MPRHYVPTAVSSPRLLASAIGVAITATSAGHMAYAADPEPAKNGAIALDATSVTGQADAADTGYKVDRASSQKYTAPLVDTPRSITVVPQQVLKDTGAVSLQDALRTVPGITFGAGEGGNPQGDRPFIRGFDAQGDTYLDGVRDTGAQTREIFAVESIEVSKGPNSAVGGRGSAGGSLNLVSKTPKQEDFLNGGFTYGSDQTRRYTLDVNRQFLDSAAFRLNLMSHEQNVAGRDSINYDRWGVAPSLTFGLGTPTRVNLNYYHMESDDLPDSGIPYGYKLPGATAPHDHDKPTDGGDSDNFYGLKGRDFRKTRADISTVSIEHDINDSMTIKNTLRHGSTSQDYVLTQPDDSARNVSQFGTVWRRANSRISNTSTTTNQTDLFGEFQALGFKHSYSTGVEFTREDTMVSGYQVSPNSKLVCNPGSIPNCTSLSNPNPNDPWTGSITRNYASVTDTESTTRAAYIFDTIEIDPQWLLNLGTRYDSFKTEADSSTTGKARNNSHFWNWQAGLVWKPAENGSIYASFATSATPPGGVTDGVDTNPNTPGNSTLISDLEPETTKNYEIGTKWDLFHERVALTAAIFRTEKENTRVLVANSTYENSGTTRVDGIELGASGKLTDKWQIFAGYSYLKSEAVDPGEAGNRNGQLTGGANPAKGNQLPNTPKNSFSLWTTYDVTDRFTLGGGAFYVDDVWGDLNNTVYVPSYVRYDAMASYKLTKNVDLQLNVQNLTDEVYYDKAYASHFANQAAGRTALLTTSVHF from the coding sequence ATGCCGCGTCACTACGTGCCAACCGCTGTCAGCTCACCTCGTTTGCTCGCTTCTGCCATTGGTGTAGCGATTACCGCTACTTCTGCGGGGCATATGGCCTATGCCGCAGATCCTGAGCCAGCCAAGAATGGTGCGATTGCCTTGGACGCAACCAGCGTGACCGGGCAGGCCGATGCGGCAGATACCGGTTACAAGGTAGATCGCGCTTCCTCGCAGAAGTACACCGCTCCGCTGGTTGATACCCCTCGCTCAATTACAGTCGTTCCACAACAAGTGTTGAAGGACACCGGTGCCGTATCGCTGCAAGATGCGTTGCGGACCGTTCCCGGCATCACTTTTGGTGCAGGCGAAGGCGGGAATCCGCAGGGCGACCGTCCCTTTATTCGCGGCTTTGATGCACAAGGCGACACCTATCTCGATGGCGTACGTGATACAGGCGCTCAAACGCGGGAAATCTTCGCCGTTGAATCCATTGAGGTCAGCAAAGGACCAAACTCTGCTGTCGGCGGGCGAGGCTCGGCTGGGGGTAGCCTCAACTTGGTCAGCAAAACGCCGAAACAGGAAGATTTCCTGAACGGTGGATTCACTTACGGTTCGGATCAGACTCGTCGCTACACCTTGGATGTAAACCGCCAGTTTCTGGACAGCGCCGCTTTTCGCCTGAACCTGATGAGCCACGAGCAGAATGTTGCTGGCCGTGATTCGATCAACTACGACCGTTGGGGAGTAGCTCCGTCGTTGACCTTCGGTTTGGGTACGCCTACCCGCGTCAATCTGAACTACTACCATATGGAAAGCGATGATCTGCCGGACTCAGGCATTCCTTATGGCTACAAGCTGCCAGGTGCGACCGCGCCGCATGATCACGACAAGCCAACAGACGGCGGTGATAGCGACAACTTCTACGGTCTCAAAGGGCGGGATTTCCGCAAAACCCGTGCAGATATCAGCACTGTATCCATCGAGCACGATATCAATGACTCGATGACCATCAAGAATACTTTGCGCCATGGCAGCACCAGTCAAGACTATGTTTTGACCCAACCAGACGACAGTGCTCGCAACGTCAGCCAATTTGGCACCGTATGGCGCCGAGCCAACTCGCGGATCAGTAATACCTCCACGACTACCAACCAAACTGACCTGTTTGGCGAATTCCAGGCTCTGGGCTTTAAGCACAGTTACTCCACCGGTGTGGAGTTCACCCGTGAAGACACCATGGTCAGTGGCTATCAGGTCAGTCCAAACAGCAAGTTGGTGTGTAACCCGGGCAGTATTCCAAACTGCACCTCGCTTTCCAATCCAAACCCGAACGACCCATGGACAGGCTCGATTACACGTAACTACGCCAGTGTTACCGACACCGAATCCACTACTCGGGCAGCGTACATCTTCGATACGATCGAAATCGATCCGCAATGGTTGCTCAACCTGGGCACCCGTTACGACTCGTTCAAAACCGAAGCTGACAGCAGTACCACCGGCAAAGCTCGCAACAACTCTCACTTCTGGAACTGGCAAGCTGGCCTCGTCTGGAAACCTGCTGAGAATGGCAGTATCTACGCTTCCTTTGCCACCTCGGCGACCCCGCCAGGAGGGGTGACCGACGGTGTGGATACCAACCCGAATACGCCGGGTAACAGTACTTTGATCAGCGACCTGGAACCGGAAACTACCAAAAACTATGAAATTGGCACCAAATGGGACCTGTTCCACGAGCGTGTAGCCCTGACCGCTGCCATTTTCCGCACCGAGAAAGAAAACACCCGTGTGTTGGTCGCCAATAGCACCTATGAAAACTCTGGCACCACTCGCGTTGATGGGATTGAGCTAGGCGCTAGCGGTAAGCTGACCGACAAGTGGCAAATATTCGCTGGTTATAGCTACTTGAAGAGCGAAGCGGTTGACCCGGGAGAAGCCGGCAATCGAAATGGCCAGTTGACCGGCGGTGCGAACCCAGCCAAAGGCAATCAACTGCCAAACACTCCGAAGAACAGCTTTAGCCTCTGGACCACTTATGACGTAACCGACAGATTTACTCTGGGCGGTGGTGCGTTTTACGTCGACGATGTATGGGGCGACCTGAACAATACTGTCTACGTGCCTTCCTATGTGCGCTACGACGCTATGGCCAGCTACAAGCTGACCAAGAACGTCGACCTGCAGTTGAACGTGCAAAACCTCACTGATGAGGTCTATTACGACAAGGCCTATGCCTCTCACTTCGCCAACCAGGCAGCCGGGCGCACTGCTCTGCTGACCACCAGCGTCCACTTCTAA